A genomic region of Bacteroidia bacterium contains the following coding sequences:
- a CDS encoding virulence protein E, translating into EQNSGKSTFIRWLCPNILQQYMAENISTDKDSLIALCENFIINMDELATLSRAEINSLKSMFSKETIKIRRPYDKSPTSASRRASFFGSTNKAEFLTDETGSVRWLCFELTGRINWDYKKDLSVDDIWRQAYTLYKQGFKYELTADEIKVNDEANQQYQITTPEIEFLQKHFLPGTKDDNDVFYQATDFLTYIGEKYPGVKLNLNNIGKGLKILGFIRISKRTEKYPVKGYYTKFNHTF; encoded by the coding sequence AAGAACAAAACAGCGGTAAGTCAACCTTTATTCGTTGGCTTTGTCCTAACATATTACAACAATACATGGCAGAAAATATATCAACTGACAAAGATAGTTTGATTGCACTTTGTGAAAATTTTATAATTAATATGGATGAGTTGGCAACATTATCAAGGGCAGAAATTAATAGTTTGAAAAGTATGTTCAGTAAAGAGACAATTAAAATCCGTAGACCTTACGACAAAAGTCCTACTTCAGCTTCAAGACGTGCCAGTTTCTTTGGATCAACCAATAAAGCAGAATTTCTTACAGATGAAACCGGAAGTGTCCGTTGGCTTTGTTTTGAATTAACAGGCAGAATAAACTGGGATTATAAAAAAGATTTGAGTGTTGATGATATTTGGAGACAAGCATATACTCTTTACAAGCAAGGCTTCAAATACGAGCTTACAGCTGATGAGATAAAGGTAAATGACGAAGCGAATCAACAATATCAAATTACCACTCCTGAAATAGAATTTCTTCAAAAACATTTCCTACCTGGAACAAAAGATGACAATGATGTATTTTATCAGGCTACAGATTTCTTAACTTACATTGGAGAAAAATATCCGGGAGTAAAACTTAATCTTAATAACATAGGAAAAGGTTTAAAAATTCTTGGCTTTATTCGAATCTCAAAACGGACAGAAAAATATCCGGTAAAAGGATACTATACAAAATTTAACCATACTTTCTAA